Proteins from one Primulina huaijiensis isolate GDHJ02 chromosome 18, ASM1229523v2, whole genome shotgun sequence genomic window:
- the LOC140965050 gene encoding uncharacterized protein: MHRETGYLLAFICVALATAGAQSPVSAPVAIPVSPAASPVVVTPTPPASAPVLTPPVSVPASSPPIVARVSSPPALVPVTLPPTLAPVQSPPVPAPEAGTPPVRPPAPTPPAKAPAPSKKNVKKAPAPAPKLLGPPAPPTGSTLPSDSISPSPTTAANDQNGAEKLLTMQKLLGSLAIGGGALFGLIFLL; encoded by the exons ATGCACCGGGAAACGGGATATCTACTCGCCTTCATCTGCGTAGCATTGGCTACTGCCGGAGCTCAGTCTCCGGTTTCTGCCCCAGTCGCGATCCCCGTTAGTCCCGCTGCTTCACCTGTTGTTGTCACACCCACTCCTCCGGCCTCCGCACCGGTTTTGACTCCTCCGGTTTCAGTTCCGGCGAGTTCTCCACCGATTGTTGCTCGGGTAAGCTCGCCTCCAGCTTTAGTGCCGGTCACCTTACCACCAACTCTCGCTCCAGTTCAGTCCCCACCAGTTCCCGCTCCAGAGGCTGGGACTCCTCCCGTACGACCACCCGCTCCCACGCCCCCGGCTAAGGCTCCAGCTCCTAGCAAAAAGAATGTCAAAAAGGCGCCTGCTCCTGCGCCCAAGCTGCTTGGCCCGCCAGCGCCACCAACGGGATCTACCCTACCAAGTGATTCCATTTCTCCTAGTCCGACGACAGCTGCTAACGATCAG AATGGGGCAGAGAAATTGTTGACCATGCAGAAGTTGCTTGGAAGTTTGGCAATTGGCGGAGGGGCCTTGTTCGGTTTAATCTTCTTGTTATAA
- the LOC140963857 gene encoding probable prolyl 4-hydroxylase 9 has product MKIKGSKFGGGTRTKLGLPWIFLLCLSCFLAGFSGSYLFSNQEMPRPPQRSMEEEKLEFKALPHGESGEESVATIPFQILSWNPRALYFPNFATAEQCQSIIQMAKLHLKPSSLALREGETAESTQGIRTSSGMFMSSSDDKTGILDQIETKIAKATMIPKNHGESFNVLRYEIGQRYHSHYDAFNPAEYGPQKSQRIASFLLYLSDVQEGGETMFPFENGQNMNSNYNFRQCVGLKVKPRRGDGLLFYSLFPNSTIDLTSLHGSCPVIKGEKWVATKWIRNQERDVNDY; this is encoded by the exons atgAAGATCAAAGGAAGCAAATTCGGTGGAGGAACTCGGACGAAATTAGGGTTGCCGTGGATTTTCCTCCTATGTCTCTCCTGCTTCCTCGCCGGTTTTTCTGGTTCATATCTTTTTTCCAATCAG GAGATGCCAAGGCCGCCGCAGCGGAGCATGGAGGAAGAGAAGTTGGAATTTAAGGCTCTGCCACATGGAGAATCCGGTGAAGAGTCCGTTGCGACGATCCCCTTTCAG ATTCTGAGCTGGAATCCTCGTGCATTATACTTCCCAAATTTTGCGACTGCAGAACAATGTCAAAGCATTATCCAAATGGCCAAGCTGCATCTCAAGCCATCATCCTTAGCTCTACGTGAAGGAGAAACAGCGGAAAGTACTCAGGGAATTAGGACGAG TTCTGGCATGTTTATGAGCTCATCTGATGACAAAACTGGAATCCTGGATCAGATTGAAACAAAAATTGCTAAAGCAACAATGATCCCTAAGAATCATGGAGAG TCTTTTAATGTCTTACGATATGAGATTGGACAGAGATACCATTCACATTATGATGCTTTCAATCCAGCTGAATATGGTCCACAGAAGAGCCAAAGG ATTGCTTCGTTCTTGTTGTATCTATCTGATGTTCAAGAAGGGGGAGAAACCATGTTTCCTTTCGAG AATGGACAAAACATGAATTCCAATTACAATTTTCGTCAATGTGTTGGTTTGAAAGTTAAACCCCGAAGGGGCGATGGACTTTTATTCTATTCACTGTTCCCGAATAGCACAATTGATCTT ACGTCTCTCCATGGGAGCTGCCCAGTAATCAAAGGTGAAAAATGGGTGGCCACCAAGTGGATCAGGAACCAAGAACGGGACGTTAATGATTATTAA
- the LOC140964011 gene encoding uncharacterized protein isoform X1: protein MDLVQLLLLFVVGFSVLVFFIINTLESIQDDGKNSDDVEQKSSLLCHSYNKIGAGSCTVEESDDREEVKGGGAVDDGEKLEVSGIFERVGSEEIEELAEAESYGVSSSEKSNFFSAALGINGNNKGEILSCNMDINEEDDEVAKGDFEDWEGIERTELDKTFGKAVVFVNSKNNADRVNGDVKLQLHGLQRIALEGVCYGSQPMALKVSARAKWNAWQKLGNMSRETAMEKYINILSEQVPEWKGEGTEYTQDLSNFCG, encoded by the exons ATGGATTTGGTGCAGCTTTTACTATTATTCGTCGTGGGCTTCTCTGTACTGGTGTTTTTTATCATCAACACTCTCGAATCAATTCAAGATGACGGGAAAAATAGCGACGACGTAGAACAAAAAAGTAGTTTGCTTTGTCATTCTTATAACAAAATTGGAGCTGGGTCTTGCACAGTGGAAGAGAGTGACGATCGAGAAGAGGTGAAAGGCGGCGGTGCTGttgacgacggtgaaaaacttGAAGTTTCTGGAATTTTTGAAAGGGTGGGTTCCGAAGAAATAGAAGAACTTGCAGAAGCAGAAAGTTATGGAGTTTCAAGctctgaaaaatcaaattttttcagTGCGGCGTTGGGTATTAATGGAAACAACAAAGGTGAAATCTTGAGTTGTAATATGGATATCAATGAGGAAGATGATGAAGTTGCCAAGGGTGATTTTGAAGATTGGGAGGGAATAGAGAGAACTGAATTAGATAAGACTTTTGGTAAAGCTGTGGTTTTTGTTAATTCTAAGAATAATGCTGATCGCGTAAATGGAGATGTGAAATTGCAGTTACATGGGCTTCAAAGAATTGCACTTGAAGGGGTTTGTTATGGATCACAACCTATGGCATTGAAGGTTTCTGCTAGAGCCAAGTG GAACGCCTGGCAGAAGCTAGGTAACATGAGCAGAGAAACGGCGATGGAGAAGTATATCAACATTTTATCCGAACAAGTTCCTGAGTGGAAG GGTGAAGGTACCGAATATACACAAGATTTAAGTAACTTCTGTGGATGA
- the LOC140964011 gene encoding uncharacterized protein isoform X2 yields the protein MDLVQLLLLFVVGFSVLVFFIINTLESIQDDGKNSDDVEQKSSLLCHSYNKIGAGSCTVEESDDREEVKGGGAVDDGEKLEVSGIFERVGSEEIEELAEAESYGVSSSEKSNFFSAALGINGNNKGEILSCNMDINEEDDEVAKGDFEDWEGIERTELDKTFGKAVVFVNSKNNADRVNGDVKLQLHGLQRIALEGVCYGSQPMALKVSARAKWNAWQKLGNMSRETAMEKYINILSEQVPEWKVDEVPNIHKI from the exons ATGGATTTGGTGCAGCTTTTACTATTATTCGTCGTGGGCTTCTCTGTACTGGTGTTTTTTATCATCAACACTCTCGAATCAATTCAAGATGACGGGAAAAATAGCGACGACGTAGAACAAAAAAGTAGTTTGCTTTGTCATTCTTATAACAAAATTGGAGCTGGGTCTTGCACAGTGGAAGAGAGTGACGATCGAGAAGAGGTGAAAGGCGGCGGTGCTGttgacgacggtgaaaaacttGAAGTTTCTGGAATTTTTGAAAGGGTGGGTTCCGAAGAAATAGAAGAACTTGCAGAAGCAGAAAGTTATGGAGTTTCAAGctctgaaaaatcaaattttttcagTGCGGCGTTGGGTATTAATGGAAACAACAAAGGTGAAATCTTGAGTTGTAATATGGATATCAATGAGGAAGATGATGAAGTTGCCAAGGGTGATTTTGAAGATTGGGAGGGAATAGAGAGAACTGAATTAGATAAGACTTTTGGTAAAGCTGTGGTTTTTGTTAATTCTAAGAATAATGCTGATCGCGTAAATGGAGATGTGAAATTGCAGTTACATGGGCTTCAAAGAATTGCACTTGAAGGGGTTTGTTATGGATCACAACCTATGGCATTGAAGGTTTCTGCTAGAGCCAAGTG GAACGCCTGGCAGAAGCTAGGTAACATGAGCAGAGAAACGGCGATGGAGAAGTATATCAACATTTTATCCGAACAAGTTCCTGAGTGGAAGGTGGATGAG GTACCGAATATACACAAGATTTAA
- the LOC140965177 gene encoding BTB/POZ domain-containing protein SR1IP1-like isoform X1 gives MKRTGEWIFSQEIPSDVTVIVAGTSFSLHMFPLVSKCGYIRQLASESTDADLSVIEIPDIPGGADGFEFAAKFCYGINFEINTANIAALRCVAEFLEMTEDYAVGNLVGRTEAYVNEVALTSLAGAVYILYSCETLLPMAEEVKLVNRCIDTIAFAACKDGQFVENFRAENGLDDSKPVLDWWAEDLIVLRIDLFQRVLVAMVARGFNKLALGAILMLYVQKSLRDLEIYSKDRKNSDVKQEHEKRVVLETIVGLLPREKDVISVSFISMLLRAAIYLETTVACRLDLEKRMASQLGKAEIDDLLIPSYYIAGETLFDIETVQRVMMNFFCCEAEENREVCIEDKDYISPSSHEKEMVARLMENYLQEIACDRNLSVAKFINLSELIPGQTRITDDGMYRAIDIYLKAHPSLSDVDKKRICSSMDCQKLSREACEHAAKNDRLPVQTVVQVLYYEQQRLKEVMDGSTNTQNSYSTDLNPVPDDSSMSNLQRENQGLKLELAKMKMRLEDFEKSSTTLSVPASPLAISRTTSTTQKTHESRKSFISSVSRKLSRFIRADIGNMQSPKIRTKSSRDRRHSIS, from the exons ATGAAGAGGACAGGTGAATG GATCTTTTCCCAGGAAATTCCCAGCGATGTTACTGTTATTGTTGCAGGAACTTCCTTTTCATTGCATATG TTCCCTTTGGTCTCAAAATGTGGATACATAAGGCAGCTAGCTTCAGAATCCACGGATGCGGACCTTTCGGTAATCGAAATCCCTGATATTCCAGGTGGAGCCGATGGATTCGAATTTGCCGCGAAGTTTTGTTACGGAATAAACTTCGAAATCAACACAGCTAACATCGCCGCGCTGAGATGCGTGGCTGAGTTTCTTGAGATGACAGAAGATTACGCGGTAGGGAATTTAGTAGGCCGGACCGAAGCGTATGTGAATGAGGTCGCGCTCACGAGTCTTGCTGGAGCGGTGTACATTTTATATTCTTGCGAGACGCTTTTGCCTATGGCAGAGGAAGTTAAATTAGTGAACAGATGCATAGATACGATAGCTTTTGCAGCCTGTAAAGATGGCCAGTTTGTTGAAAATTTTAGAGCCGAAAACGGTTTGGATGACTCGAAACCTGTTCTTGATTGGTGGGCTGAGGATTTGATCGTTCTGCGAATCGACCTTTTTCAACGGGTCCTTGTTGCCATGGTGGCCAGGGGATTCAACAAACTTGCTCTGGGCGCGATACTAATGCTGTATGTGCAGAAATCCCTTCGAGATTTG GAGATATATTCCAAAGATAGGAAGAATAGTGACGTAAAACAAGAACACGAGAAAAGGGTCGTTTTAGAAACCATAGTCGGCCTTCTTCCAAGAGAGAAAGATGTAATTTCTGTTAGCTTCATTTCTATGCTTCTTCGTGCTGCGATATATTTAGAAACAACGGTGGCTTGCAGGCTTGATTTGGAGAAGAGAATGGCTTCACAACTCGGAAAAGCTGAGATAGATGACCTATTGATTCCTTCTTATTATATCGCAGGGGAAACGTTGTTCGATATTGAGACTGTGCAGCGGGTCATGATGAATTTTTTCTGCTGTGAAGCAGAGGAAAACAGAGAGGTTTGTATTGAAGATAAAGATTATATTTCCCCTTCGTCGCATGAGAAGGAAATGGTTGCAAGATTAATGGAGAATTACCTTCAAGAAATAGCATGTGACCGCAATTTATCGGTTGCCAAGTTCATCAATCTTTCCGAACTTATTCCTGGACAAACCAGAATCACAGATGATGGAATGTATAGAGCCATAGACATTTACTTGAAG GCGCACCCCTCGTTAAGTGACGTTGACAAAAAGAGAATATGCAGTTCAATGGATTGTCAAAAGCTATCTCGCGAAGCTTGCGAACATGCAGCTAAAAACGATAGGCTCCCGGTTCAAACTGTAGTCCAAGTCCTTTACTACGAGCAACAACGGCTCAAAGAAGTCATGGATGGCAGCACCAACACCCAGAATTCTTACTCCACAGACCTTAACCCTGTTCCAGATGATTCTTCGATGTCGAATCTCCAGCGGGAAAATCAAGGCCTGAAACTCGAGTTGGCGAAGATGAAAATGAGATTGGAAGACTTCGAGAAATCTTCAACTACATTGTCTGTTCCTGCTAGTCCATTAGCAATCTCTCGCACAACTTCGACTACACAGAAAACACATGAGTCCCGGAAATCATTCATAAGTTCGGTGTCAAGAAAACTTAGCAGATTTATTCGTGCTGATATTGGAAACATGCAAAGTCCGAAAATCAGGACGAAATCGAGCAGAGACAGGCGCCACTCGATATCTTGA
- the LOC140965177 gene encoding BTB/POZ domain-containing protein SR1IP1-like isoform X2 encodes MFPLVSKCGYIRQLASESTDADLSVIEIPDIPGGADGFEFAAKFCYGINFEINTANIAALRCVAEFLEMTEDYAVGNLVGRTEAYVNEVALTSLAGAVYILYSCETLLPMAEEVKLVNRCIDTIAFAACKDGQFVENFRAENGLDDSKPVLDWWAEDLIVLRIDLFQRVLVAMVARGFNKLALGAILMLYVQKSLRDLEIYSKDRKNSDVKQEHEKRVVLETIVGLLPREKDVISVSFISMLLRAAIYLETTVACRLDLEKRMASQLGKAEIDDLLIPSYYIAGETLFDIETVQRVMMNFFCCEAEENREVCIEDKDYISPSSHEKEMVARLMENYLQEIACDRNLSVAKFINLSELIPGQTRITDDGMYRAIDIYLKAHPSLSDVDKKRICSSMDCQKLSREACEHAAKNDRLPVQTVVQVLYYEQQRLKEVMDGSTNTQNSYSTDLNPVPDDSSMSNLQRENQGLKLELAKMKMRLEDFEKSSTTLSVPASPLAISRTTSTTQKTHESRKSFISSVSRKLSRFIRADIGNMQSPKIRTKSSRDRRHSIS; translated from the exons ATG TTCCCTTTGGTCTCAAAATGTGGATACATAAGGCAGCTAGCTTCAGAATCCACGGATGCGGACCTTTCGGTAATCGAAATCCCTGATATTCCAGGTGGAGCCGATGGATTCGAATTTGCCGCGAAGTTTTGTTACGGAATAAACTTCGAAATCAACACAGCTAACATCGCCGCGCTGAGATGCGTGGCTGAGTTTCTTGAGATGACAGAAGATTACGCGGTAGGGAATTTAGTAGGCCGGACCGAAGCGTATGTGAATGAGGTCGCGCTCACGAGTCTTGCTGGAGCGGTGTACATTTTATATTCTTGCGAGACGCTTTTGCCTATGGCAGAGGAAGTTAAATTAGTGAACAGATGCATAGATACGATAGCTTTTGCAGCCTGTAAAGATGGCCAGTTTGTTGAAAATTTTAGAGCCGAAAACGGTTTGGATGACTCGAAACCTGTTCTTGATTGGTGGGCTGAGGATTTGATCGTTCTGCGAATCGACCTTTTTCAACGGGTCCTTGTTGCCATGGTGGCCAGGGGATTCAACAAACTTGCTCTGGGCGCGATACTAATGCTGTATGTGCAGAAATCCCTTCGAGATTTG GAGATATATTCCAAAGATAGGAAGAATAGTGACGTAAAACAAGAACACGAGAAAAGGGTCGTTTTAGAAACCATAGTCGGCCTTCTTCCAAGAGAGAAAGATGTAATTTCTGTTAGCTTCATTTCTATGCTTCTTCGTGCTGCGATATATTTAGAAACAACGGTGGCTTGCAGGCTTGATTTGGAGAAGAGAATGGCTTCACAACTCGGAAAAGCTGAGATAGATGACCTATTGATTCCTTCTTATTATATCGCAGGGGAAACGTTGTTCGATATTGAGACTGTGCAGCGGGTCATGATGAATTTTTTCTGCTGTGAAGCAGAGGAAAACAGAGAGGTTTGTATTGAAGATAAAGATTATATTTCCCCTTCGTCGCATGAGAAGGAAATGGTTGCAAGATTAATGGAGAATTACCTTCAAGAAATAGCATGTGACCGCAATTTATCGGTTGCCAAGTTCATCAATCTTTCCGAACTTATTCCTGGACAAACCAGAATCACAGATGATGGAATGTATAGAGCCATAGACATTTACTTGAAG GCGCACCCCTCGTTAAGTGACGTTGACAAAAAGAGAATATGCAGTTCAATGGATTGTCAAAAGCTATCTCGCGAAGCTTGCGAACATGCAGCTAAAAACGATAGGCTCCCGGTTCAAACTGTAGTCCAAGTCCTTTACTACGAGCAACAACGGCTCAAAGAAGTCATGGATGGCAGCACCAACACCCAGAATTCTTACTCCACAGACCTTAACCCTGTTCCAGATGATTCTTCGATGTCGAATCTCCAGCGGGAAAATCAAGGCCTGAAACTCGAGTTGGCGAAGATGAAAATGAGATTGGAAGACTTCGAGAAATCTTCAACTACATTGTCTGTTCCTGCTAGTCCATTAGCAATCTCTCGCACAACTTCGACTACACAGAAAACACATGAGTCCCGGAAATCATTCATAAGTTCGGTGTCAAGAAAACTTAGCAGATTTATTCGTGCTGATATTGGAAACATGCAAAGTCCGAAAATCAGGACGAAATCGAGCAGAGACAGGCGCCACTCGATATCTTGA
- the LOC140965069 gene encoding peroxidase 73-like codes for MDRSKFLIKLLLSLSLSFVLFSSSISAQLRLNYYANTCPDVERIVRTAVTAKFTQTFVTVPATLRLFFHDCFVSGCDASVIVASTPGNTAEKDHPDNLSLAGDGFDTVIKAKAAVDKVARCRNRVSCADILALATRDVIVLAGGPSYAVELGRLDGLSSSTRSVDGNLPQPTFNLNQLNSMFASRSLSQGDMIALSAAHTLGFSHCNKFSNRIFNFNRTHPIDPTLNRLYATQLQGMCPRNVDPRIAIDMDPTTPTAFDNAYYKNLQNGMGLFTSDQVLFTDSRSRPTVNTWASNSKAFNDAFIQAMTKLGRVGVKTGRNGNIRFDCGRFN; via the exons ATGGATCGATCCAAGTTTCTAATCAAGCTATTGTTATCCCTTTCTCTGAGTTTTGTTTTATTCTCCAGCTCCATTTCAGCACAGCTGAGACTAAATTACTATGCAAACACTTGTCCTGACGTTGAGAGAATTGTCAGAACAGCTGTGACGGCCAAATTCACGCAAACATTTGTTACAGTTCCCGCAACCCTTCGTCTCTTCTTCCACGATTGTTTTGTTTCG GGGTGTGATGCATCGGTTATTGTAGCATCTACGCCGGGGAATACGGCTGAGAAGGATCATCCGGACAATTTATCGTTGGCCGGAGATGGATTTGACACGGTTATCAAAGCCAAAGCTGCTGTTGATAAAGTTGCTAGATGCAGAAATAGGGTATCTTGTGCTGATATTCTTGCATTGGCCACTCGTGACGTCATTGTCTTG GCTGGCGGGCCATCATATGCTGTGGAGTTGGGGAGATTGGATGGTTTGAGTTCATCTACAAGAAGTGTTGATGGAAATTTGCCTCAGCCAACTTTCAATCTGAACCAGCTTAATTCCATGTTTGCAAGCAGAAGCCTAAGTCAGGGAGACATGATTGCTCTCTCAG CTGCCCACACACTAGGATTTTCCCACTGCAATAAATTTTCCAACCGGATATTCAATTTCAACCGAACCCACCCAATCGATCCAACCCTGAACCGGCTATACGCGACCCAGTTGCAAGGAATGTGTCCCAGAAACGTTGATCCCAGGATTGCTATTGACATGGATCCGACGACACCAACAGCATTCGACAATGCATACTACAAAAATCTTCAGAATGGAATGGGCCTATTCACTTCGGACCAAGTCCTTTTCACTGACTCGAGATCCAGACCCACTGTTAACACTTGGGCCTCCAATTCTAAGGCCTTCAATGATGCTTTCATTCAGGCCATGACTAAATTGGGCCGGGTCGGAGTCAAAACCGGGAGGAATGGAAATATCCGGTTTGACTGTGGACGATTTAACTGA